CCCAGTAGCAGTAGCTGGTGAACGGCTGGCCGTCGACAGTGACGTCCACCTGACGGTTGGCCTGGTCGTGCGTAATTTCGATCATCGGTTTCATCGTCTCTTTCTCCGCTGAACCACCGGCGGCGGCGCCGGGCGCGTTCTCTCCGCCCGAGCAGGCGATAATTGCCAGGATCGCCCCCGCGGCTGCATAACAGTTAATTTTCATGATGGCCCCCACTCCGGTCAAATAGTTACTTGGTGATCGATCTGCAAGGTCCGGATTCAGTTATCCGGCAGACTGAGATTAGCTGGAAAAATATCAGTTCACGACTTCCGATCGAGTTTATCGGTCACCAGCCGGGAGATATCGCCCACTGTAACGGCACGGGCCACTCCCGCTCCGGCCAGCTCCACCCCGAATGCATCCTCAAGCGCGGCGGCCAGCCGCAGCCGGTGGAGCCGCTTTTCCGCGCCAGTTCACGCTCCGGGGCGGTGATATTCAAACTTAAACGCAATGCGCGTGGCAGTCAATCCAATCCTGGCGGGAAATGCTTCAGACAGTCCGACCCAGCCCCAGCCCCACCGCCAGTGAACAGAGGCCGATTGCGTTCTGCAGCAGGATGTTGGCGCCGGCGTGCAGCCAGGCGGGACTTTAACCACTGGATTGACTCTTGTCAAGCCTGACCGGCGTCTGCCTTGACAGCGGCAGGCTGAAAGGCGATTTTGAAAACCCGGTAAAAATGCGGAAAGGATTGCTTAATCGATTCAGCGGAGGGGCGGCATGCGTTATCGTACTTTCGGACGGATGGGCTGGAAAGTGAGTGAAGTGGGGTTCGGGGCCTGGGCTATCGGCGGGGACGCGTGGGGCAGGACGGACGACGAGGTCTCGGTCCGCACGATGCACGAGGCGCTGGAGAAGGGTATCAACTTTATCGACACGGCCCAGGCCTATGGCGACGGACACAGTGAGCGGCTGATCGGCAGGATGCTCTCCGAACGCTCCGGCGGCGAGCGGGTCTTCGTGGCCACCAAGATTCCGCCCTGCGGCAAGCACTGGTGGGTGGACCGTGATTTCGACGATATCCAGCAGTTTTACACGGCAAGCTATCTGCGCGAGCGCACAGAGTTCAGCCTCAAAAACCTGGGCGTGGAGGCGGTCGACGTGATGCAGCTCCACACTTGGACTGTGGGGTTCAACAAATACGACGAGTGGTACGAAACGTTCGAGAAGCTTAGAGATGAGGGCAAAATTCTCGCATTCGGGATCTCGGCCAGCGAGCAGAATCCCCAGGATGTCACTCCGCTGGTGGAGCGGGGCAAGCTGGACAGCGTCCAGGTGATCTACAACATTTTCGAGCAGCGTACGGCCGCAAGCGTGCTGGAACCCTGCGGGGCCAACGGTGTGGGCACAATCATCCGCGTTCCGCTGGACGAGGGCTCGTTGACCGGTAAGTTCAACGAGAACACCACTTTCCCCAAGGGCGACTTCCGGCGCAAGTATTTCGGCGGCAACAACCTCAAGGCGACGATCAAGCGGGTGGAGGGAATCCGTCGCTGGAAGGAGGACCGCCTGCCCGATTTGAGCATGGTCGAGCTGGCGCTGCTGTACACGCTCAGCCACAAGGACGCCTCCACAGTGATAGTCGGCATGAAAAACCGGCAGCAGCTGGAGGCGAACGTGAAAGTGGGCGGGATGGATCTGCTGAGCCCGGAAATCCTGGAGGAAATGAAGCAGTTCAAATGGACCCGCGACCCCTGGACCCAGGACCTGGAAGTCTGAGGGGCTTGTAACCGCAGCTAACTTCAACGCACGGAGCAGCTCAGGTGAAACTTGCTATCGTCTCAATCATGGTTGCCGCGGTGCTCGGGACCGCTGCATCGGCGAATGCACAGCGGACAGTGATTGTCCGGCCGGTGGAGATCGACAGTGTGCTGGTCAACCCCGGGATGGGCTTCAACATCAGCCAGCATATCAGCCACCGCAAGGGCCCCGACGGCACCTACCCGATCACCGGACCGGACCTGGCCGGCGACGAGTACCCCGAGTGCACCCTGGCCTATCTCCGGTTCGACTGGCGTTATTTCGAGGAGGAGCGCGGGAAGTTCAACTGGTATCTGATCGACCGGGCGCTGAAGCTGGCAACAGAGCGCGGCCAGCGTCTGATGCTGCGGATTGTACCTTACGGCAACAGGCGTGACGCCGATATCCCGCAGTGGCTGCGCGACGAGATCGGTCCCAGCGGGGAGCTGCCCCACGGTTACTGGCGAGTGGACCACGAGGACCCGCGCTATATCCGCGCGCTCACCGAAATGGCCGCCGCGGTGGGACGGCGTTACGACGGTCACCCGGACCTGGAGTTTGTCGATATCGGCATAGTGGGATTCTGGGGAGAGGGCGCCGGCAGCGCCCTGCTCAGCGAACCGACCCGACGTAAACTGGTTGACGCCTATCTGGATGCGTTCGAGGAAACCCAGCTGGTCATGCTGCTGACCGACCGGCGGACAAACAGCTACGGCGTATCGCAGCGCAATGTCGGCTGGCGTGTCGACTGCCTGGGTGACCTGGGATTCTGGGCCAATGAGCAGGGCGGCTGGAACCATATGAACGACTACTATCCACAGGCAATCTACGGCTACGGTGTGCGTGACTCGTGGAAACACGCACCCGTGGCCCTGGAAATCTGCGGCAGGTTTTCCACCTGGAGCGAACGCGAGGGCTACGCCGCCGCCGATGTCGATTATATCATCGACCAGTCGCTGAAATGGCATGTCTCCTCGATCAACGGCAAATCATCGGTCTGGCCGAAGCAGTGGCAGCCCCAGCTCGAACGCTGGCTCAAGTCGCTGGGCTACCGGTTCGTGCTGCGCAAGTTCACCTTTCCCGACCGGGTCAGGCCCCACGGCAAGCTGGAAATTACCACCTGGTGGGAGAACAGGGGAGTCGCGCCGATATACCGTCAGTACCCGCTGGCCATCCGCCTGAAGGGCCGGGACGGGAGCGAGGTGTTCCTGACTGACGCCGATATCACCGGCTGGCTGCCCGGCGATATCGTCTACGACAGCGCGGTGTTCCTCCCGCATGGAATGCCCGGGGGCGAATACGAGATTCAGCTGGCGCTGCTCGATCCACATACCCGCAAACCGGGAATCAAGCTGGCTATCGAGGGCCGGACCGCCGACGGCTGGTACTCGATGGGCAAGCTGACGGTCGGCGAAACCATGAAATAGAGGTGGCTCGATGGCGCGGTATCGGTTCTTGATCCTCGTGTTACTGCCGTTCGCTGCACTCTTTGCCTGTGCCTCTCCTCCGGAGCCGGCGGACCTTGTCCTGACCGGCGGCACGGTATTCACCGCCGACAGCGCCCGCACGCTGGCCGAGGCGGTGGCGGTTCGCGGCAACCGGATCGCGGCGGTGGGCGATGCGGATGATATCGCCGCGTATATCGGGCCGGGGCGCACCAGGGTTATCGAACTCGACGGGGCGTTTGTCACGCCGGGGTTTAACGACGCCCACGCCCACCTTCTCGGGGTTGGCGAGGCGATGGAATCGCTGGACCTGGCGGGGGTCACCAGCTGGGATGTGATCTGCCAACTGGTTGCGGAGAGAGTGGGCCAGGCCGAACAGGGCGAGCTGGTAAAGGGTATGAGATGGGACCAGACCCTGGTGGGAGACGGCGATCAATGGCCGACCAAAGACCTTATCGACCCGGTTTCGCCGGACAACCCGGTGATCCTTCGCCGCGTCGACGGCCACAGTGTGCTGGTTAACAGTTATGCCCTTCGCGAGGCGAAGATTACCTCGGCGACACCGGACCCGGAGGGCGGCGCGATTGTCCGCGATAAGAGCGGCGAACCCACTGGAGTGCTGAAAGAAAACGCCATGGGGCTGCTCGGAGCGGAAATCTACGGGGCCCGCAATGACCCCGCTGTCCAGGAAAGACGTGTCGCGCTGGCGCTGAGGCGCGCCGCCGAAGTTGGAGTGACAAGCATAACTGAAATCGGCGGCGACCCGAAAGTGCTGGAGAAACTGGCCCGCGAGCACCGTCTGACCGCCCGGATCAGCTATTCGCCATCGCTGACCGAT
This region of Candidatus Glassbacteria bacterium genomic DNA includes:
- a CDS encoding DUF4832 domain-containing protein, with the translated sequence MKLAIVSIMVAAVLGTAASANAQRTVIVRPVEIDSVLVNPGMGFNISQHISHRKGPDGTYPITGPDLAGDEYPECTLAYLRFDWRYFEEERGKFNWYLIDRALKLATERGQRLMLRIVPYGNRRDADIPQWLRDEIGPSGELPHGYWRVDHEDPRYIRALTEMAAAVGRRYDGHPDLEFVDIGIVGFWGEGAGSALLSEPTRRKLVDAYLDAFEETQLVMLLTDRRTNSYGVSQRNVGWRVDCLGDLGFWANEQGGWNHMNDYYPQAIYGYGVRDSWKHAPVALEICGRFSTWSEREGYAAADVDYIIDQSLKWHVSSINGKSSVWPKQWQPQLERWLKSLGYRFVLRKFTFPDRVRPHGKLEITTWWENRGVAPIYRQYPLAIRLKGRDGSEVFLTDADITGWLPGDIVYDSAVFLPHGMPGGEYEIQLALLDPHTRKPGIKLAIEGRTADGWYSMGKLTVGETMK
- a CDS encoding aldo/keto reductase is translated as MRYRTFGRMGWKVSEVGFGAWAIGGDAWGRTDDEVSVRTMHEALEKGINFIDTAQAYGDGHSERLIGRMLSERSGGERVFVATKIPPCGKHWWVDRDFDDIQQFYTASYLRERTEFSLKNLGVEAVDVMQLHTWTVGFNKYDEWYETFEKLRDEGKILAFGISASEQNPQDVTPLVERGKLDSVQVIYNIFEQRTAASVLEPCGANGVGTIIRVPLDEGSLTGKFNENTTFPKGDFRRKYFGGNNLKATIKRVEGIRRWKEDRLPDLSMVELALLYTLSHKDASTVIVGMKNRQQLEANVKVGGMDLLSPEILEEMKQFKWTRDPWTQDLEV
- a CDS encoding amidohydrolase; translation: MARYRFLILVLLPFAALFACASPPEPADLVLTGGTVFTADSARTLAEAVAVRGNRIAAVGDADDIAAYIGPGRTRVIELDGAFVTPGFNDAHAHLLGVGEAMESLDLAGVTSWDVICQLVAERVGQAEQGELVKGMRWDQTLVGDGDQWPTKDLIDPVSPDNPVILRRVDGHSVLVNSYALREAKITSATPDPEGGAIVRDKSGEPTGVLKENAMGLLGAEIYGARNDPAVQERRVALALRRAAEVGVTSITEIGGDPKVLEKLAREHRLTARISYSPSLTDEISTLIRYEALRAAWEQYPTLRFGFLKNFMDGTLGSATAALFRPFNDNPSTSGVLVQTVEELTRKVLIADRRGFQIGIHAIGTRANRLVLDIYQQAIVENGRRDSRHRIEHSQILTEMDIPRFSSLGVIASMQPTHCITDRSYAESRLGKARCRYAYAWRSLLDAGAVVAFGSDAPVEALDPLEGLYAAVSRKDRAGEDGPGWIPQEKISMAEAIKLYTTVPAYAEFQECEKGMLVPGMLADLAVFDRNLLEAGEREIMSSRVLYTVFDGEIIYENTY